A window of Nocardiopsis sp. Huas11 genomic DNA:
CGAACTGTCTTTCTCAATCTTCGTGAGCATAGCTTCACACAGGCCCAGCGCAATCGTGGTCTTGCCGATGCCGATGGCGCCAACAACCGCCAGCCGCTGGTACCTCGTTCTGTTCAGAACAAAATCTGCGAGTATCTGAGACTCGGAGGTGCTCACAGTGAACTCTTCCACGTCTTTTAATGCATGCTCTGGGTGATCCATGATCTCAAAGGCGAGACTCCAGGACGTCTGGACAAGACGAGCCTCATCGGCCGCCAGGATGTTCTTCCCCGCCTCCACCCTGTCCCGTACCCCCCTCATGAGGTAGGAGAGCGCCTGTTCTACTTGTTCGTCGCTGGTGGATGAACGTGCGTCACGCCACTGGCGGATATCCGTGAGCTTTTTCCAGAGGTCAGCCACGATCCCAGCTAGAGAGGAGGCCTTCGTCAGGACTGTGATGAGAACAACACCCATGCTCAGGGCGGCGGTTATAAGAGGGAGTAAAGTGAACATGAAGGCATTCTGACACCTGGAACCCCAAGACGAGGGCGAAACGGGGAAACCCAGGACTGAACAGCACCTACTGAGCCTTCTCTGAATGCCGGGATCGCCTCCCGTCACTCATGAGAACCGGGTAGCCGTCGAGCAGGGCTGTTTTATTCTCGGTGAGCAGTGGCGTTGACGCTGGTCAGCAAAGACCGATCACATCCAGCGGGCGAGTGAACGCCTCATACGAGATCCATCGGATCGCGTCGGGCAGTGTCTCCTGTCCCAACCGGCCCAAGAGCACGACAGCGACCGCCCGCAACGCGGCCAGGTTGTCGGGTGCGTGCCCGCAGCGGACCTTGCAGGCGTCCTCGCCCCACGAGACGTCCTTGACGTGATGCCAGGCCTCGATGCCCCAGTGCCCCCGCACCAGAACACCGATCCGAGCCGCATCGGCCTGCCCGACCTCCAGCGAGGTCACCGCATATGCGCAGGTCCACGACACCTTCCCGGTCCGCAGGTCCATGACGTGGCGGCGAAGGCGCACCGCTTGGACCGCGTGCGGGAAGTCCGCCCTGCTGGCGAGGTCGATGGCCTTGACGGTGCGGGTCTCGGCCCGTCCGTGGCCACGGGCCCGGGTGGTGTCCAATGTGGGGGCCTGAGCCCAGGCAAGCGCTTTGACCTGCTCGAACAGGGCCCTCTGGTTGCGTTTGACGGTCAACACGTCGTCGGCGTGCAACTCCTCGGCCAGGTAGGTGGCGGTGTCGGTCTGGGTGTGCAGGGCATCGGCGGTGAGGACCACGCCGGCCAGGTCCACGCCCGCCAGTAGGGCGGCCAGGGCGTCGATCTCGCTGGTGCCCGCCGGCGCCCGTACCTGCGCGACCAGACGCCGGTCCGGGGTCAGGGCGGCCAGCAGGTGCACCGCCGCCTCGGTGGACGTGGCCGATCCGCGCTGGGTCTTGCGTCCACCGCCACCACCTGGAGGGCGTCGGGCCTGGTCAGAGCGGTCAAGGGCTCGGGGGTCAGGGCGAGAAGGACGCGGCGGATGGTCGCCGGGGACGGGGCAGAGCGTGCGCCCAGAGCCGCGCAGGTGACCCGGCAGCCCAGACGGGCCAGGGTGTGCTGGGGTGCGGCGTCGGCCCACTGGCCGATCGCCCTCAGGTGGCGGGCCCCGGCCACCATCGCGGCCAACGCGCACAGCAGGACGCTGGCCAGGCTGTGGCGGCGGCCCCGCGGAGAGCGGGGGCCCTCCAGATGGGCGAGTTTGTCGGCAAGGTCGGCTGGGGCGGCAGTGGGCGTGACAGACTGGGAGCGCAACGGAGTCCCTTGGAAATCAGAGATGTGAGAGTCCCTGATCTTCTAGCGGGCTCCGTTGCTTGTTGGTGGGAGCTTCGACCGGATCGCTACAGGGCTGTGATCAGCGCTGATGGCTCACGATCCCGACTATGAAACAGCCCTGCCGCCGAGTGGGAGGACTGGTATAACAACAGGCGCCTGAACGGTGAGATCGGTTACGTTCCACCCGCTGAGTACGAGGCCGCCTACTACGCCCAAACCACCCAAGAGCCGCAGCTCACAGCACAGAACACGAGTCTCTAAACAACCCGGGGAGATTCAATAATACGACTGTCGTTCTAGGCGTTGGATACTCCGCGCAAACTACAGGGACCCCGAAAAGCCCAACAGGGCAAGGACCGGACCGCACGTTCCGGGTCACTATCGTTCTGCGTATGCCTACTGCCCCTCACCGACCGCTCGTCGGCAGGTGCGTCGAGACCGGCCGCCTGGGAACCCTGCTCGACACCACCGAACGGGGCCGGGGAGGCGTTCTTGTCCTGCGAGGCGAGCCGGGCATCGGCAAGAGCGCGCTGCTGGACCACGCGGCGCACATCGCCGCGCCGCGGTTCCAGATCCTCCACGGCACCGGATCAGAGTTCGAGAAGGAGCTGCCCTTCGCCGGGCTCCACCAGCTTTGTGTGCCGGTCCTGACCCACCTGGACCAACTCTCACCCGATCACCGTGACATCCTCCAGGTGGCGTTCGGCCTGACCAGTGGCGACCCGGACCCGCACCGCGTCGGCCTGGCTGCTCTGGAGCTGCTCTCCACCGCCACCCGGAAACAACCGGTGCTGTGCGTCATCGACGACGCACACTGGCTGGACCATGCCTCGGCCCGGGCACTGGTGTTCCTGGGCAGACGTATCGCCGCCGAACCCCTCGCCATGGTGTTCGCGACCCGGCCCCGGCCCGCCGAACCCCGCCTGGACGAGCTACCAGGTCTCACGCTGGGCGGCCTGAACAACACCGACGCCCGCTCTCTTCTGAGCGCGGAGAAGACCATCACACTCGACGCACAGGTACGCGAACGCCTCCTCAGCGAGGCCCGGGGCAACCCACTCGCCCTGATCGAGCTGCCCAGGGCCGGCGGTTTCGTCCCGCCCACTCCCTCCCCGGTCGCGCAGCGCGTACAGCGGAGCTTCCACACCAGGTTAGAGGGACTCTCCGAACCCGCGCAGCGACTACTGGCCCTGGCCGGAGCCGAACCCACCGGAGACCCACACCTGCTCTGGGCCGCGGCCCAATGGTCGGGCATCGACGTAGGAGAGGCCGCACCGGCCGCTGAGGCCTCCGAACTGATCGAGTTCGGCACACGCGTCCGCTTCTGCCACCCCCTGGCTCGCTCTTCGGTGTACTGGGGGGCCGGGTTGGAGCGCCGCCAGGCCGCGCACCGGGCCCTGGCCGAGGTCACCGACCCGGTCACGGCGCCGGACCGACGGGCCTGGCACCGGGCCCAGGCGAGCAGCGCACCGGACGAGGAGGTGGCCACCGAACTCGAATCGGCGGCCGCACGCGCCCAGGCGCGCGGAGGTGTGGCGGCCGCGTCCGCCTTCCTCGAACGCGCGGCGGCCCTGTCCCTGGACCCCGGACCGCGCGTCCAACGCACACTCGGGGCGGCCCGGGCGGCCCTGGACGCGGGCACGGCGGACACCGCGGCGAACCTGCTCAACAGCATCGACGCCGATGTCCTGGGCCCGCCCCTGCAAGCCTCGATCGACCTGCTCCGCGGTAAGCTCGCCCTCCTCAAGGGCGGGCAACAGGCCCAGGACGGGCCGCGCCTTCTTCTGCGAGCGGCCCGCCGACTGGAGGCCACCGACCCTGAGCTGTCGCGTTCCTCCTTGGTGAGCGCCCTGGAGACGGCACTGGTGACCGGCCGGCCCGCCGGGGTGATGGAGCAGGTCCTCGAAGCCGCACACACGGCCCCCCCGACCAACCGGGCCCCCGACCTTCTGGACGCACTGAGCCTGCTCGGCTCCGGGCGTTACCGGGAAGGCGTGCCGATGGTCCGCCGTATGCTCACCGGTGAGGCCGCCGCCTGGGCCCACCATCCGGGGCTGGCCAGCCTTCTCTCCGCCGACCTGTGGGACCACAGCGTGCACACCAGCATCACCGAGTGGATGACGCGCACCGGACGACAGAGCGGATCGCTGACCCTGAGCAGGCTCGCCCTCGCCCAGACAGCCATCTCCGCGGTGCTCACCGGCGACTTCCGGCGGGCCGACGCGGCCATCGCCGAGGAAGAGGCGATCGCCGACGCCCTCGCGGACGCACCGAAGATGTACCCGCGCGTCCATCTGGCCGCGATGCGCGGCCGCGGCAAGGAGGCGTTCCAACTCCTGGACGAGGCGCAGCGCCGAGGCCGGGGACAGCTCCCGGCCAACATGCACTGGGCCAGGGCCGTGCTCAACAACGGACTCGGAGACTACTCGCGCGCGCTGGATGCGGCCGTGCGCGGGACGCAGGACGCAGGCCTGTTCCTGCCCGGGATCATTCTCCCCGAACTAGTGGAGGCCGCGGCCCGATGCGGGCGCGGGAGCCTGGCCGCCGACGCACTGGAGTCTCTGGCCGAGCGGACCGAGCCGGTGGAGACCAGCTGGGCCCAGGGTGTTCTGGCAAGCGCCCGGGCTCTGGTCACCGAGGCGGAAGCCGACCACCGCAAGGGCATCGAAGAGCTGGAACACAGCCCCTCCGCACCTGGGCTGGCCAGGTCATACCTGCGCTACGGGGAATGGCTGCGCCGCCGCAACCGCCGCCGCGACGCACGCGAG
This region includes:
- a CDS encoding ISAs1 family transposase; this translates as MGRRRTPAHPGPSGLPGHLRGSGRTLCPVPGDHPPRPSRPDPRALDRSDQARRPPGGGGGRKTQRGSATSTEAAVHLLAALTPDRRLVAQVRAPAGTSEIDALAALLAGVDLAGVVLTADALHTQTDTATYLAEELHADDVLTVKRNQRALFEQVKALAWAQAPTLDTTRARGHGRAETRTVKAIDLASRADFPHAVQAVRLRRHVMDLRTGKVSWTCAYAVTSLEVGQADAARIGVLVRGHWGIEAWHHVKDVSWGEDACKVRCGHAPDNLAALRAVAVVLLGRLGQETLPDAIRWISYEAFTRPLDVIGLC
- a CDS encoding AAA family ATPase, whose amino-acid sequence is MPTAPHRPLVGRCVETGRLGTLLDTTERGRGGVLVLRGEPGIGKSALLDHAAHIAAPRFQILHGTGSEFEKELPFAGLHQLCVPVLTHLDQLSPDHRDILQVAFGLTSGDPDPHRVGLAALELLSTATRKQPVLCVIDDAHWLDHASARALVFLGRRIAAEPLAMVFATRPRPAEPRLDELPGLTLGGLNNTDARSLLSAEKTITLDAQVRERLLSEARGNPLALIELPRAGGFVPPTPSPVAQRVQRSFHTRLEGLSEPAQRLLALAGAEPTGDPHLLWAAAQWSGIDVGEAAPAAEASELIEFGTRVRFCHPLARSSVYWGAGLERRQAAHRALAEVTDPVTAPDRRAWHRAQASSAPDEEVATELESAAARAQARGGVAAASAFLERAAALSLDPGPRVQRTLGAARAALDAGTADTAANLLNSIDADVLGPPLQASIDLLRGKLALLKGGQQAQDGPRLLLRAARRLEATDPELSRSSLVSALETALVTGRPAGVMEQVLEAAHTAPPTNRAPDLLDALSLLGSGRYREGVPMVRRMLTGEAAAWAHHPGLASLLSADLWDHSVHTSITEWMTRTGRQSGSLTLSRLALAQTAISAVLTGDFRRADAAIAEEEAIADALADAPKMYPRVHLAAMRGRGKEAFQLLDEAQRRGRGQLPANMHWARAVLNNGLGDYSRALDAAVRGTQDAGLFLPGIILPELVEAAARCGRGSLAADALESLAERTEPVETSWAQGVLASARALVTEAEADHRKGIEELEHSPSAPGLARSYLRYGEWLRRRNRRRDAREQLRTAHRMLSDLGMEAFAHRAANELRATGEVVGERSERPLDRLTMQEIHVAQCVAAGATSKEVAARLFLSPRTIDAHLRRIFRKLDITSRRQLKDLPELGQPLETVD